TCTTCGTCGTCCACGTCCTCGAAGTCGGCGTCGACGTACTCGTCGCCGTCCGCCGCGCCGGCGTCGGGGCCTGCGCCCGCACCGCCGGGACCGGCACCGCCCATGCCGCCCATTCCGCCGGCACCGGCACCGGCACCGGCGCCGCCTGCGCCCGCTTGGGCCTGCTCTTGGTACATCTGCTTGCCGATCTCTTGGAGTTCGGTCGAGAGCGCTTCGGTCGCCTCTTCGAGTTCCTCCGTCGTGGCGTCCTCCTCTTCGAGGAGGTCCTCCACGTCGTCCATCGCCGCTTCCACGTCGGCGACGACGTCGTCTGAGACCTCCTCCTCGTTCTCTTCGAGGAGGGTTTCCGCGCGCTGAACCGCGCTTTCGGCCTCGTTTCGGGCCTCGATGCGTTCGCGGCGCTGTTGGTCCTCTTCTGCGTGCTGTTCTGCCTCTTCTTGCATCTGTTCTATCTGGTCGTCGGAGAGGCCGGCGCCGCCTTCGATGGTGATGGATTCTGCGTTACCGGAGCCTTTGTCCTCGGCTTCGACGTTGACGATACCGTTCTCGTCGATGTTGAATCCGACCTCGATCTGCGGCGTTCCGGCGGGCGCGGGCGGGATGCCCGTCAGTTGGAACTCGCCGAGCAGTTCGTTCTCCGCGGCGATTTCGCGTTCGCCCTGGAAGACGCGGACCTGCACGGACGTCTGGTTGTCCGCGGCCGTGGTGAACACCTTCGACTCCTCCGTGGGGATGGTGGTGTTCTTCTCTATGAGACGCTCGAACAGACCGCCCTTCACCTCGATACCGAGCGAAAGCGGCGTCACGTCGAGCAGGACGATGTCGTCGACTTCGCCGCCGAGGACGCCGCCTTGGATGGCCGCGCCGAGTGCGACGGCCTCGTCGGGGTTGACGTTCTTCTTCGGCTCCGAGCCGATTATCTCGGACACCTTCTCGTGGACCTGCGGCATCCGTGTGGACCCGCCGACGAGGATGACCTCGTCGATTTCGTCCTTCGAGTACCCGGCGTCTTCGAGGGCCTGCTCCGTCGGGCCGACGGTCCGTTCGATGAGGTCGGACGTGAGCGACTCGAACTTCGCGCGCGTCAGTTTCTCTTCGAGGTGGACCGGGCCGGAGTCCGTCGCCGTGATGAACGGCAGGTTGATGGTCGTTT
This genomic window from Halopelagius inordinatus contains:
- the dnaK gene encoding molecular chaperone DnaK, translated to MASNKILGIDLGTTNSAFAVMEGGDPEIIVNSEGDRTTPSVVAFTEDDERLVGKPAKNQAIQNPERTIRSIKRHMGEDDYTVEVDGEDYTPEQLSAMILQKIKRDAEDYLGDDVEKAVITVPAYFNDRQRQATKDAGEIAGFEVERIINEPTAASMAYGLDDDSDQTVLVYDLGGGTFDVSVLDLGGGVYEVVATNGDNDLGGDDWDDAVIEWLADEFENNHGIDLREDRQALQRLKDAAEEAKIELSSRKETTINLPFITATDSGPVHLEEKLTRAKFESLTSDLIERTVGPTEQALEDAGYSKDEIDEVILVGGSTRMPQVHEKVSEIIGSEPKKNVNPDEAVALGAAIQGGVLGGEVDDIVLLDVTPLSLGIEVKGGLFERLIEKNTTIPTEESKVFTTAADNQTSVQVRVFQGEREIAAENELLGEFQLTGIPPAPAGTPQIEVGFNIDENGIVNVEAEDKGSGNAESITIEGGAGLSDDQIEQMQEEAEQHAEEDQQRRERIEARNEAESAVQRAETLLEENEEEVSDDVVADVEAAMDDVEDLLEEEDATTEELEEATEALSTELQEIGKQMYQEQAQAGAGGAGAGAGAGGMGGMGGAGPGGAGAGPDAGAADGDEYVDADFEDVDDEDEQ